Part of the Qipengyuania oceanensis genome, GCCCTCTTGCCCTTGAACTCCCAGACAAAAGGTTCTCAATTCCTAGCCCATTCGGCGAGGCGATTCACCGGACAACCATTCACATGCTTACCAAGGGGGATTTCCCAGGATGAACAAGAACGACCTGATCAGCGCGGTTGCCGATGCGAGCGGCCTTTCCAAGAGTGACGCGTCGAGCGCGGTGGAAGCCGTCTTCGACACCATCACCAGCTCGCTTTCCAAGGGCGACGAAGTGCGGTTGGTCGGCTTCGGGACGTTTTCGGTTGCTCGTCGCAAGGCGTCGACC contains:
- a CDS encoding HU family DNA-binding protein — encoded protein: MNKNDLISAVADASGLSKSDASSAVEAVFDTITSSLSKGDEVRLVGFGTFSVARRKASTGRNPRTGEPMTIKASNQPKFKAGKGLKDSVN